CCCCTTCAATCAACACTAGACAGATGGACTGACTTGTTCAGCTAAAGACCTGCTTATTTTACAGTACAAAACCTTGACAAATTTTCCCTATGCAACTACTTGACGTGATTCGAGATGTCTATGATTCTGCTGTTGTTTATCTGGGATGTAACTCAGTGATTGAAACATCGTTGATAGACGGGTTTGGTGGTGACTTGGTGCTTGTAGATGTATCAGATACTGGTAAATCGTTAGGTGAGCTTTGTGTTCTACTACGACCAAAATATGCAGGCGGATTAGGTGCAGGCAACGTTATAGAGTTACTATTGAGCATGAGAACTATTGAAGCCATGGTTGGCCTTTGTTCAATTTCGTCTTGAACGCACAGCAAGCCAACATGGATGCTTTGAATAACTTCATTTCTTGAATATGTATCTCCGATTGTTGGATCTACCAATGCTAATGGTGTTCCATCCCTCCATTGTCTCCAAGCCTGCAACATGTATTGCAAGTGATGATAGTGGAATAAATTGTCTCATTCAAATGTATACAAGAGCTCTCCAATGAGAATTCCAAGAAAATGAGATGTTTATTTTGCACTTACATAGCTTAGAAGGTCATCTCCTCCATGAGCTTGGTTGAACTGACTGTTCTTCTTGCCACTTAGAATTTCTAAAATTAGAACACCAAAACTGAACACGTCTGATTTTACAGAGAACAAGCCGTGCAAGTATTCAGGAGCCATGTAACCACTACAAATTAGAACCATTTGTAATAACACTTCAGGATTCAgcaatttgaaaatttaaaactgatgatgacaaaatgtaGAGAATGTAATTAAATATTAGAGTTTTAAAGATAGTGGGATCATTGTGTTATTACAATCATATAACCATGTAGATAACAAGATGTGGGTGAGAACTTACTATGTCCCTGCGATTTTACTTGTATTTCCTTCAGATTGATCAACTCCAAAGAGCCTTGCCATGCCAAAATCAGCGATCTTTGGATTCATATTTCTGTCTAATAATACGTTACTGGCTTTAAGATCACGATGTATAATCCTAAGTCGAGAATCTTCATGAAGATAAAGAAGTCCTTTTGCTATTCCTCCTATGATCTTGAATCGTCTTGACCAGTCCAACAATGGTTGCTTTTCTGGGTCTATACAATCATCAAACATGGCACATCTTTGTTAGTTTCTTTAACTACAAAAGTTAATTTCCAAAAAAGACTCGACAATCAATTCCAAAATAAATCAAGGGTGTTTGACTGGAACCTAACCAAAGAGAAAGTAGTCAAGACTTTTGTTGGTCACAAATTCATAGATGAgtattctttcttctccttccaAGCAGAAACCAAGTAGTCGGACCAAGTTTCTGTGTTGAAGCCTAGCAACCAGGGCAATTTCGTTTTTAAATTCTTCTGTACCTTGAGCTGAGCTTCTTGATAGCCTTTTCACAGCTATCTCTTGTCCATTATGAAGTGTACCCTGATTGCAAATTAacaaagtataagcaaaattGTGATTGACAACGATCATATTCATAAATTTTCAGCATACTTGAAAATGGTTTAAACTTAACGCACCTTGTATACAGGTCCAAATCCACCTTCTCCAATTCTGTTTCCAACGGAAAAATTGTTCGTGGCGGCTTGAATATCACTGAGGTTATATTGTAACGATTCTGCGGTTGAGATTTCACTTGCACCTGCAGCAAAAATGGTACAAGCTTAGTGAAAATTAAATGAATCGACCCTTTAAGAATGGTAAATGTGTTTACTGCAACTGCACTTCTTAGTCCTTATAATTTACCGCTTGTTTCCATAATGGCAAAATATGGCTTCCTGGGTCTCCTTGCTATGCAGAAGCCCACGACCAATAGCACAATGGCAAGAGATATTGGGACAACAATTGCAACAATTGTTTGTGTTGAGATTCCGCCCCCCTCTgaataaatcaataaaagttattTAGCTCAAAAATCTGCTTTTAGAGTAAAGTAGGCAAGGATTTGAAAAGTGAAATGTTCAGATCcatttattcttttaaaatctTTAACAAATAAGACAGTTTAAATTCCCATACTGGATTCTGTCAAAATAACCGACCAATGGAGATTTTTGTGGTTTTCATAGTTATATATAGAGAAAAAGATTCAGGATTTCTTCTTCCGCTGCCTCATTAAGCGAGAAATTGGCTACAAAAAAGTAATGAAATCTATACAATCCACATGAGAACTTGATGAATATAGTTGTTGACTACCAGGTGTGGCTTAATAGCTACAAGTGTGAAGACTTGAATTACTAACTAATCCTAAAACAAAATTGCAATTAATGGTTCAGATAAATTCATATCATTTTAGTAAGAACTGGAACTTACCTTCACTACTAGTAGAATtggaaggaggaggagaagaactCGATGCAGGCTCGGGTGCTGGGCTTACAGAATTGTAAAACTTGTAGAGTTCATACCTAATATTGCAGCTAAAAAAAGTAATTCTACAGCCCCGACGATTATTACAGAATGTGGGTATTTGAGAAATGGCGTTGCTAAGGCAATTCTCGCAGTCAAGACTGGAAAGATCTGGAGTACACTGTCCAAGGGCGTATAATCTCTGAAATGTGGAATAATCAGCTTCTTTCACAGCGAATTTCTTCCCTGACCGATCATTTGCAGCATGACTTGCTATGTCATTCATCATATCACTTATGACCTGGTTGAACTTATCTGGATCAGTGGCATTCTGTGTATTCCACGCTGCGAACGTGACACTCTGATCGGCCCTGGAGAACATGGACTCATTCGAATAACGCAACAAGCAGTCGTCGTACGACATAAAAGCAGTCGTTTGGTTCCAGCATGTCTTTAGAATATCCCCACGGGCGTTTGCTACACATCGTCCACAAGCATCGGGATTCACATCACCTCGACAATCAAATAAGCCATAGACCATGTTAGAGGGGTCATGGCCAGCAGTGAAATTGTAGAAGCCATTCCTGCTTGCCAAAGAAGCATTTGAGGATAGAGTGGAAAGGAGGAAATTCAAGTTGTCTGTATA
This portion of the Coffea eugenioides isolate CCC68of chromosome 11, Ceug_1.0, whole genome shotgun sequence genome encodes:
- the LOC113751657 gene encoding putative receptor-like protein kinase At4g00960, translating into MIYRSVLFSCLLLICLISFNTRLIYADYWCVNTTYNPNTTAGRMYTDNLNFLLSTLSSNASLASRNGFYNFTAGHDPSNMVYGLFDCRGDVNPDACGRCVANARGDILKTCWNQTTAFMSYDDCLLRYSNESMFSRADQSVTFAAWNTQNATDPDKFNQVISDMMNDIASHAANDRSGKKFAVKEADYSTFQRLYALGQCTPDLSSLDCENCLSNAISQIPTFCNNRRGCRITFFSCNIRYELYKFYNSVSPAPEPASSSSPPPSNSTSSEEGGGISTQTIVAIVVPISLAIVLLVVGFCIARRPRKPYFAIMETSGASEISTAESLQYNLSDIQAATNNFSVGNRIGEGGFGPVYKGTLHNGQEIAVKRLSRSSAQGTEEFKNEIALVARLQHRNLVRLLGFCLEGEERILIYEFVTNKSLDYFLFDPEKQPLLDWSRRFKIIGGIAKGLLYLHEDSRLRIIHRDLKASNVLLDRNMNPKIADFGMARLFGVDQSEGNTSKIAGTYGYMAPEYLHGLFSVKSDVFSFGVLILEILSGKKNSQFNQAHGGDDLLSYAWRQWRDGTPLALVDPTIGDTYSRNEVIQSIHVGLLCVQDEIEQRPTMASIVLMLNSNSITLPAPNPPAYFGRSRTQSSPNDLPVSDTSTSTKSPPNPSINDVSITELHPR